A genomic segment from Malus domestica chromosome 05, GDT2T_hap1 encodes:
- the LOC103415027 gene encoding CASP-like protein 1B1, translating into MALENGQKPEDRAELAAVTKPTDWTIVVLRVVGFFATVTATVVMASNKETKSLVVAPPISVTLTAKFQHNPANVYFVIANGIASLHNVFMIVVHFFGDKFKDKGLQLVMVAVLDMMIVALVSSGDGAATFMAELGKKGNSHARWNKICDKFEKYCDRAGGAIIASYIGLLFLLVITVLSIIKLLKRN; encoded by the exons ATGGCTCTAGAAAATGGACAGAAACCCGAGGATAGGGCGGAGTTAGCGGCAGTGACGAAGCCGACGGACTGGACTATTGTCGTGCTGAGGGTGGTTGGGTTTTTTGCCACGGTGACTGCAACCGTTGTAATGGCAAGCAACAAAGAAACCAAGTCCTTGGTGGTTGCCCCACCAATAAGCGTCACTCTCACAGCCAAGTTTCAGCACAATCCTGCAAATGT GTACTTTGTGATAGCTAATGGAATTGCAAGCCTTCATAACGTGTTCATGATAGTTGTGCACTTTTTCGGAGACAAGTTCAAGGACAAGGGCCTTCAACTTGTGATGGTAGCCGTTTTAGACATG ATGATTGTGGCCCTGGTATCTTCGGGCGATGGTGCAGCAACCTTCATGGCAGAGCTAGGGAAGAAGGGAAACTCGCACGCAAGGTGGAACAAAATCTGTGACAAGTTCGAGAAGTACTGCGACCGTGCCGGCGGTGCCATCATCGCTTCCTACATCGGACTCCTCTTTTTGCTGGTTATCACAGTGTTGTCCATCATCAAACTACTCAAAAGAAATTAG
- the LOC103412338 gene encoding coatomer subunit epsilon-1-like: MAAVAAGPDHLFNLRNNFYLGAYQAAINNSDLPNLSPDDAVERDCLVFRSYIALGSYQLVINEIDASAATPLQAVKLLALYLSGPDFKESAISNLKELLADPAVGNNPTLRLIAGTVFMHEQDYNEALKYTNSGGTMELNALNIQIFLKMHRSDYAERQLRLMQQVDEDHTLTQLAMAWLNLAVGGSKIQEAYLIFQDFSEKSQATSLILNGKAVCCMHMGNFDEAETLLLEALQKDAKDPETLANLVVCCLHLGKPSSRFLSQLKIGHPNHLLVKRAAEAEQNINQALQTAG, encoded by the exons ATGGCAGCAGTGGCAGCAGGACCGGACCACCTCTTTAACCTCCGCAACAACTTCTACTTGGGCGCCTACCAGGCCGCCATTAACAACAGCGACCTCCCCAACCTCTCCCCCGACGACGCCGTCGAGCGCGACTGCCTCGTCTTCCGCTCTTACATCGCCCTCGGAAGCTACCAGCTCGTCATCAACGAGATCGACGCCTCCGCCGCCACTCCTCTCCAGGCCGTCAAGCTCCTCGCCCTCTACCTGTCTGGCCCCGATTTCAAG GAATCGGCGATCTCGAATTTGAAGGAGTTGTTGGCGGATCCGGCCGTCGGAAACAACCCTACCCTGAGGCTGATTGCTGGGACGGTTTTCATGCATGAGCAGGACTACAATGAAGCTCTCAAATACACCAATTCCGGAGGCACTATGGAACT GAATGCATTGAATATCCAGATATTCCTTAAAATGCATAGGTCAGATTACGCGGAGAGACAGCTGCGGCTCATGCAACAGGTTGACGAGGACCACACGCTAACTCAACTTGCAATGGCATGGTTAAATCTGGCAGTG GGTGGTTCCAAGATACAGGAGGCATATCTCATCTTCCAAGATTTCTCTGAGAAGTCTCAGGCTACGAGTTTGATCCTCAATGGAAAGGCTGTTTGCTGTATGCATATGGGAAACTTTGATGAAGCCGAAACACTACTTCTTGAAGCACTGCAAAAG GATGCAAAGGATCCAGAAACTCTAGCCAACCTTGTTGTATGCTGTCTTCACCTGGGAAAGCCATCTTCTCGTTTCCTCAG CCAGTTGAAAATTGGGCACCCAAATCACTTGCTCGTCAAGCGGGCCGCGGAGGCAGAACAGAACATTAACCAAGCTCTTCAAACAGCTGGTTGA